A single region of the Novipirellula aureliae genome encodes:
- a CDS encoding peptidase U32 family protein, translated as MSSRRPPCKSELLIPAGSLEKLKVAVLYGADAVYLGTPDMSLRTKSDFTLEDVVEGVRFAHRYGVRVYLTLNLFAHNKDVRKLDTFIATVRTVAPDGLIVADPGVFQYVRSRAPDLPLHVSTQANVCSSLGVKFWKSQGAELVVLAREVSFEELSEIRRDCPDIKLEAFVHGAMCMTYSGRCLLSNFMCERGANQGNCANSCRWNYKLHLRLKDGTIEELVVDDSNRELFEYLLEEEVRPGDLMPIVEDERGSYILNSKDLCLLPKLDQYLHLGIDSLKVEGRGKSMYYVAVVTRAYRMAIDAWSRDPENWTPAPFIAELDRVPSRGYTLAFHDGRLTHLAHGYQHTGQVADVAFAGYIVDHERNQGGEAIIVDVRNRLDAGEVLEFVPPSDAEVIRLRLYEFEIVGRSNRADTVHPGQGLRLRIALSLFDQEDLATILDRLPIHTVIRKEKPLTESEYARVKMDRAARRLETGRHEMGDGKSSRDQELYQVHQIELKEARQNEATRREPRFIRMGNKGCCGKGCNGCLVFWQDPAYEKGRELMKSKKLGERLK; from the coding sequence ATGTCTTCACGACGCCCCCCCTGCAAATCCGAACTACTCATCCCTGCCGGTTCGCTTGAAAAACTGAAGGTTGCCGTTCTTTACGGAGCCGACGCCGTCTATCTGGGCACGCCGGACATGAGCTTACGTACAAAATCGGATTTCACACTTGAAGATGTTGTCGAAGGAGTCCGGTTTGCTCATCGATATGGCGTTCGCGTCTATTTGACACTCAATCTATTTGCCCACAACAAGGACGTCAGGAAACTCGACACCTTCATCGCCACCGTTCGTACGGTGGCGCCTGATGGGTTAATCGTGGCCGATCCGGGCGTGTTTCAATATGTTCGCAGCCGAGCACCGGATCTACCGCTACACGTTTCCACGCAAGCGAATGTGTGTTCGTCGCTCGGCGTCAAGTTTTGGAAATCGCAGGGAGCCGAGCTGGTGGTGCTGGCACGTGAAGTCTCATTCGAAGAACTATCCGAGATTCGTCGCGATTGCCCCGACATCAAACTGGAGGCGTTCGTGCATGGAGCGATGTGCATGACCTATTCGGGACGCTGCTTGCTGTCGAACTTTATGTGCGAGCGTGGGGCGAACCAAGGGAATTGTGCAAATAGTTGTCGCTGGAACTACAAGTTGCACCTGAGGCTCAAAGACGGAACAATCGAAGAGCTCGTCGTCGACGATTCGAATCGTGAGTTGTTCGAGTATTTGCTGGAAGAAGAAGTAAGGCCAGGCGATTTGATGCCAATCGTCGAAGACGAGCGTGGATCGTACATTTTGAACAGCAAAGATCTTTGTCTGTTGCCAAAACTGGATCAGTATTTACATTTGGGAATCGATTCGCTCAAGGTCGAGGGTCGTGGTAAAAGCATGTACTACGTAGCCGTCGTTACGCGGGCCTACCGGATGGCGATCGATGCGTGGTCGCGAGATCCAGAAAACTGGACGCCCGCCCCCTTTATTGCGGAACTTGATCGAGTGCCCAGCCGCGGCTACACGCTCGCCTTTCACGATGGGCGTCTAACCCACTTGGCTCACGGCTACCAGCACACCGGGCAAGTCGCCGATGTGGCTTTCGCAGGCTACATCGTCGACCACGAACGCAATCAAGGGGGGGAGGCCATTATCGTCGATGTTCGCAATCGCCTCGATGCCGGAGAAGTGCTGGAGTTTGTTCCGCCGTCGGATGCGGAAGTCATACGGCTGCGACTTTACGAGTTTGAAATTGTGGGTCGATCCAATCGAGCCGATACGGTGCATCCAGGGCAAGGATTACGGCTACGGATTGCTCTTTCCCTTTTTGACCAAGAAGACCTTGCAACCATCTTGGATCGGTTGCCCATTCATACGGTGATTCGCAAAGAGAAACCGCTCACCGAATCAGAGTATGCCCGCGTCAAGATGGACCGAGCTGCCCGTCGCCTTGAAACGGGTCGTCATGAAATGGGTGACGGCAAATCGAGCCGCGACCAAGAGCTTTATCAAGTGCACCAAATCGAGCTAAAAGAGGCTCGACAAAACGAGGCGACTCGCCGTGAACCAAGATTTATTCGCATGGGGAATAAGGGCTGCTGCGGAAAGGGCTGCAATGGCTGCCTCGTTTTTTGGCAAGATCCTGCTTACGAAAAAGGACGAGAATTGATGAAATCGAAAAAGCTCGGTGAACGATTGAAGTGA
- the carB gene encoding carbamoyl-phosphate synthase large subunit: MPRRDDIKKILLIGSGPIVIGQACEFDYSGTQACKALREEGYEVVLVNSNPATIMTDPGTADATYIEPLTWQIVEKIIAKERPDALLPTLGGQTGLNLAMDLEANGVLKKYGVEMIAADAQVIAKAEERDQFKEAMEKIGLDVCTGRTITTLAEARQVLAEVGLPAVVRPSFTMGGSGSAIAYNRDEFDSLVQSGLDQSPVSEVLIEESIIGWKEYEMEVVRDRDDNVVIICSIENFDAMGVHTGDSITVAPAQTLTDKEYQRMRDASLAVIREIGVETGGSNIQFAIEPNTGRMIVIEMNPRVSRSSALASKATGYPIAKVAAKLAVGYRLWELPNDITKKTKACFEPTIDYVVTKMPRFAFEKFPEADATLTTQMKSVGETMAIGRTFKESMQKALRGLEVGAFGFGCDNKDLWGTDAQPDGDTIRAKLSTAGAERIFYLRYAIKAGLSMDEIFELTNIDRWFLDHLFQIVEEEDRLIAIGSLSAMTFDDMWQAKRNGFSDRQLAKLLSSTELKVRDKRLSLGVKPVFKSVDTCAAEFEAYTPYYYSAYEKEDELPPKADKKRIIILGGGPNRIGQGIEFDYCCCHASFALREIGIESIMVNSNPETVSTDYDTSDILFFEPLTIEDVLNICDAVQPDGVIVQFGGQTPLNLARGLKDAGVPIIGTSVETIEAAEDRELFQKLIEELGLRQPPSGIARNMDEARQEVKKIGFPALVRPSFVLGGRAMEICYDAIQFERYVAEAFIVADGQPVLIDHFLEDATEVDVDAISDGTDCVIMGIMEHIEEAGVHSGDSACAIPPYSLTQPILAEIREATNKLAMKLNVVGLMNIQYAIKMQDGTPTLYILEVNPRASRTVPFVAKATGVPVANIATKVMTGKKLKELGITSEPIPRHVSIKESVFPFRKFAGVDIVLGPEMRSTGEVMGISEKFSLAFAKSQIAAGSVLPDSGKVFISLAPRHKDAVGSLGKELCDLGFELLATSGTAAKLREAGVKVTQVKKIAEGHPNLIDYLKNGDVQLVVNTPSGKGARTDEGKIRAAAVQAGVPCITTVDAADAAIRAMVAVKEGSLEVESLQNRYANS, translated from the coding sequence GTGCCTCGTCGAGACGACATCAAAAAAATACTGCTTATTGGCAGCGGTCCCATCGTTATTGGTCAAGCCTGTGAATTCGATTATTCAGGAACCCAGGCCTGTAAAGCGTTGCGTGAAGAAGGCTATGAAGTCGTGTTGGTCAACAGTAACCCTGCGACCATCATGACCGATCCAGGAACTGCCGATGCGACATATATCGAGCCATTGACTTGGCAAATCGTGGAAAAAATCATTGCCAAGGAACGTCCTGACGCCCTACTTCCAACCTTAGGTGGTCAAACGGGCCTGAATTTGGCGATGGACCTGGAAGCCAACGGAGTGCTTAAGAAATACGGCGTCGAAATGATCGCCGCCGATGCTCAAGTGATCGCGAAAGCGGAAGAACGGGACCAATTTAAAGAGGCAATGGAAAAGATTGGGCTCGACGTTTGTACGGGTCGAACGATCACCACGCTGGCCGAAGCCCGCCAAGTGCTTGCGGAAGTCGGCTTGCCCGCCGTCGTTCGTCCCAGTTTTACAATGGGGGGATCGGGTTCCGCCATCGCTTACAACCGCGACGAGTTCGACTCACTCGTACAATCGGGACTTGATCAATCACCGGTGAGCGAGGTCTTGATCGAAGAATCGATTATTGGCTGGAAAGAATATGAAATGGAGGTCGTTCGCGATCGCGACGACAATGTGGTCATCATTTGTAGCATCGAAAACTTTGATGCCATGGGGGTTCATACAGGTGATTCGATCACGGTCGCGCCCGCCCAAACGCTGACCGATAAAGAGTACCAGCGGATGCGTGATGCTTCATTGGCAGTCATCCGTGAAATCGGAGTGGAAACAGGCGGCAGCAATATCCAATTTGCGATCGAGCCGAATACGGGCCGAATGATTGTGATCGAGATGAACCCTCGAGTCAGTCGGTCGAGTGCGTTGGCCAGTAAGGCGACCGGATACCCAATCGCCAAAGTCGCTGCCAAGTTGGCCGTCGGCTACAGACTTTGGGAATTGCCAAACGATATCACCAAGAAGACCAAGGCTTGCTTCGAACCGACAATCGATTACGTCGTCACCAAGATGCCTCGTTTTGCTTTCGAGAAATTTCCCGAAGCCGATGCAACGTTGACGACTCAAATGAAAAGTGTCGGCGAAACGATGGCGATCGGACGCACATTTAAAGAGTCGATGCAAAAGGCGCTTCGGGGCCTGGAAGTCGGTGCGTTTGGATTTGGTTGTGACAACAAGGATTTGTGGGGCACGGATGCTCAACCGGACGGGGATACCATCCGAGCAAAACTCAGCACGGCTGGTGCCGAACGTATTTTCTATCTCCGCTATGCCATCAAAGCGGGTTTGTCGATGGACGAGATCTTTGAATTGACGAATATCGATCGTTGGTTCCTCGACCACTTGTTCCAAATCGTGGAAGAAGAAGATCGCTTGATAGCGATCGGTTCACTGTCGGCAATGACCTTTGACGACATGTGGCAGGCAAAACGGAACGGCTTCTCCGATCGGCAATTGGCAAAATTGTTGTCCAGTACGGAATTGAAGGTTCGCGACAAACGATTGAGTTTAGGAGTAAAGCCAGTCTTCAAAAGCGTCGATACCTGCGCTGCCGAATTCGAAGCCTACACGCCGTACTACTACAGTGCCTATGAAAAGGAAGACGAGTTACCACCCAAGGCGGACAAGAAACGAATTATCATTTTAGGTGGTGGTCCCAACCGAATTGGGCAGGGGATTGAGTTCGACTATTGCTGCTGTCACGCCAGTTTCGCGCTTCGCGAAATCGGCATTGAAAGCATCATGGTGAACAGCAATCCTGAGACCGTCAGTACCGATTATGATACGTCCGACATCCTGTTTTTTGAACCGCTGACCATCGAAGATGTCTTGAACATCTGTGATGCGGTCCAGCCCGATGGAGTGATTGTACAATTTGGTGGTCAAACGCCACTCAATTTGGCTCGTGGATTGAAGGATGCGGGCGTCCCGATCATCGGAACGAGTGTCGAGACGATCGAAGCTGCCGAAGATCGTGAATTGTTCCAAAAGCTGATCGAGGAATTGGGGCTGCGGCAACCGCCGAGCGGAATCGCCCGCAACATGGACGAGGCCCGTCAAGAAGTGAAAAAGATTGGTTTTCCTGCTCTGGTACGTCCCAGCTTTGTGTTGGGCGGACGGGCGATGGAAATCTGCTACGACGCCATTCAGTTCGAACGATACGTTGCCGAAGCGTTCATCGTCGCGGACGGCCAACCGGTACTCATCGATCACTTCTTGGAAGATGCCACGGAAGTTGATGTCGACGCGATTTCCGATGGAACCGATTGTGTCATTATGGGCATTATGGAGCATATCGAGGAAGCCGGCGTCCACTCCGGTGATTCAGCTTGCGCGATTCCGCCCTACAGTTTAACTCAGCCCATTTTGGCGGAAATTCGCGAAGCGACCAACAAGTTGGCGATGAAGCTTAACGTGGTTGGTTTGATGAATATTCAATATGCAATCAAGATGCAGGATGGAACTCCGACGTTGTATATCTTGGAAGTCAATCCGCGCGCGAGTCGTACGGTACCGTTTGTCGCCAAGGCGACCGGCGTGCCTGTTGCCAACATTGCAACCAAGGTCATGACGGGTAAGAAGTTGAAGGAGCTAGGTATTACGTCAGAGCCGATTCCACGCCACGTGTCGATCAAAGAAAGCGTCTTCCCGTTCCGCAAATTCGCTGGCGTTGACATCGTGCTCGGGCCTGAAATGCGAAGCACCGGCGAAGTGATGGGAATTAGCGAAAAGTTCTCGCTGGCATTTGCAAAGAGTCAAATTGCAGCGGGTTCGGTACTGCCCGATAGCGGCAAGGTGTTCATCAGCTTGGCACCGCGGCATAAGGATGCGGTTGGATCGCTCGGCAAAGAATTATGCGACCTCGGCTTTGAATTGTTGGCGACCAGCGGCACAGCAGCCAAATTGAGAGAGGCCGGCGTAAAGGTCACGCAAGTCAAAAAGATTGCCGAGGGCCATCCCAACCTGATCGACTACTTGAAGAATGGTGACGTCCAATTGGTTGTCAACACGCCGAGTGGCAAAGGAGCGAGAACGGATGAAGGAAAGATTCGTGCCGCAGCGGTGCAAGCAGGTGTTCCATGTATCACCACCGTCGATGCAGCGGACGCCGCCATCCGTGCAATGGTAGCTGTCAAAGAAGGATCGCTCGAAGTCGAATCCCTTCAAAACCGCTATGCCAATTCTTAA
- a CDS encoding sigma-54-dependent transcriptional regulator, with protein MKDELKADGAKPTANASPEADKSYSPGDLRLLVVDNEAAHARAMTESLEKVGYRCDVATSGPEAAKIIERETFDIVITDMVMNDVDGMKILALANKQLPDCEVVMVTGHATVPIAVEAMQQGAFNFLEKPITPNRLRAVVEKAADAVALKRKNTELMQRLDERFGFEGIIYTSNKMQDVIDRVRRIAATDATVLITGESGTGKEMIAQAIHQNSPRRNKRMRSLNTRAISENLVESELFGHVKGSFTDAVADRVGAFEYANGGTLFLDEVGDMPMNTQIKLLRVLEENQISRVGDNKTIKVNVRLISATNRPLEEMVESGVFRNDLYFRLKVVTIELPPLRERRDDVITLMDHFRKMFLRRHDKPSAHFTPAVTKRFYAYDWPGNVRQLRNFVETMIVLDNDKSLDLDDLPPELLEESAEQAAEQVADMGGPSNLMDKTLAEIERWVIEEKLKMTGGNREETAKQLGIAPRTLYRRLDQYSKEKK; from the coding sequence ATGAAAGACGAATTGAAAGCGGATGGAGCAAAGCCAACAGCAAACGCCTCCCCTGAGGCTGACAAGAGCTACTCGCCTGGCGATTTGCGTTTGTTGGTAGTCGATAACGAAGCCGCGCATGCTCGCGCAATGACTGAAAGTCTGGAAAAGGTTGGCTATCGTTGTGACGTCGCCACCAGCGGCCCAGAGGCGGCAAAGATTATTGAACGAGAAACATTCGATATCGTCATTACCGATATGGTAATGAACGATGTCGATGGCATGAAGATCTTGGCGCTGGCAAACAAGCAATTGCCGGATTGTGAAGTCGTCATGGTGACCGGACATGCGACGGTTCCGATCGCCGTCGAAGCGATGCAGCAAGGTGCCTTTAACTTTCTCGAGAAGCCGATTACCCCTAATCGACTACGCGCAGTCGTCGAAAAAGCAGCGGATGCTGTTGCATTAAAACGCAAAAACACCGAATTAATGCAGCGGCTCGATGAGCGATTTGGGTTCGAGGGCATCATCTACACCAGCAACAAGATGCAAGACGTGATCGACCGCGTGCGGCGAATTGCGGCAACCGACGCCACGGTGTTGATTACCGGTGAAAGCGGGACGGGCAAGGAGATGATTGCACAGGCGATCCACCAGAATAGTCCGAGACGAAACAAGCGAATGCGTTCGCTTAACACGCGGGCGATTTCGGAAAATCTTGTCGAGAGTGAGTTGTTTGGTCACGTCAAGGGATCATTCACCGATGCGGTTGCCGATCGCGTCGGTGCCTTTGAGTACGCCAACGGCGGTACTTTATTCCTCGACGAAGTCGGGGACATGCCGATGAACACGCAGATCAAGTTGCTCCGCGTCTTAGAGGAAAACCAAATCTCGCGTGTCGGTGACAACAAGACGATCAAAGTCAACGTACGGTTGATTTCCGCAACCAATCGACCACTTGAAGAGATGGTCGAGTCGGGTGTGTTTCGCAACGATTTGTACTTCCGTTTAAAAGTGGTCACGATCGAATTGCCGCCATTGCGAGAACGCCGAGATGACGTGATCACGCTGATGGATCATTTTCGAAAAATGTTTCTGCGCCGACATGATAAACCATCGGCTCATTTCACACCCGCTGTGACGAAGCGTTTTTATGCCTACGATTGGCCTGGCAACGTCAGACAATTGCGCAACTTTGTCGAAACAATGATCGTTTTGGACAATGACAAATCGCTCGACCTCGATGATTTGCCACCTGAGTTACTCGAAGAATCAGCAGAGCAAGCTGCCGAGCAAGTGGCTGACATGGGAGGTCCGTCCAACTTGATGGACAAGACACTTGCTGAGATCGAGCGTTGGGTGATCGAAGAAAAACTCAAAATGACAGGTGGCAATCGAGAAGAAACCGCCAAGCAACTCGGCATCGCACCGCGTACCTTGTATCGACGTTTGGATCAGTATAGCAAGGAAAAGAAATAG
- a CDS encoding DUF481 domain-containing protein, with amino-acid sequence MTNARQENRAIGIACLVWTVFLAVSSLSTSVSVAAQPPSEVDGNSIAEIPLWQQGVSTWNGSRYAEPTPIADSPIAQVSVEAPTSTAPYTVPFDPSMQAIGIGATNDSTRIARTGMPPELVGPSVNDFEMLGEPKAIYWDDSAPIGQGLAPPVVSNGASNGVPDLNMEDNESTFTPPRETDFESEPIVIETPPLQEEVLRWYQYPIRWMKGWDSNAEFGLDGSSGNAETLALQTGLELKRKTDLYTFSIDTDYRIATSRRVTTEDNGRFNIDYDRMFSESAWSLFGKYGMEWDAFKAFDLRLNLNGGIGYHWFRTDDTTLVTRFGAGASREIGAPIDEWTPEGVFGIEGERQITSRQKVKAKIDYFPSWEDFTDYRLVSDVSWEILLDGSDNLSLKLAATDRYDSTPQGAKRNDVYYSLLLLYKF; translated from the coding sequence GTGACAAACGCTCGCCAAGAGAATCGAGCCATTGGTATTGCTTGTCTTGTCTGGACCGTTTTCCTGGCGGTATCCAGTCTATCGACCTCCGTTTCGGTAGCTGCCCAACCACCCAGTGAGGTCGACGGCAATTCGATCGCGGAAATACCGCTCTGGCAGCAAGGTGTCTCGACCTGGAATGGCTCTCGGTATGCCGAACCGACCCCAATTGCTGATTCGCCAATTGCACAGGTTTCGGTGGAGGCTCCGACTTCAACCGCACCCTATACCGTCCCCTTTGATCCTTCCATGCAAGCGATTGGAATCGGGGCTACCAATGACAGTACGCGGATTGCCAGAACGGGGATGCCACCCGAATTGGTTGGTCCGTCAGTGAATGATTTCGAGATGCTCGGGGAACCGAAAGCAATCTATTGGGACGATTCGGCACCAATTGGCCAGGGATTAGCACCGCCGGTGGTCTCGAACGGGGCCTCCAATGGCGTTCCAGATTTAAACATGGAGGACAACGAGTCGACCTTCACCCCGCCTCGCGAAACCGATTTTGAATCGGAACCGATCGTTATTGAAACTCCTCCATTGCAAGAAGAGGTATTGCGTTGGTATCAGTATCCAATTCGATGGATGAAGGGCTGGGATAGCAATGCCGAATTCGGACTTGATGGTAGTAGTGGAAACGCGGAAACGCTGGCGTTACAAACCGGCTTGGAACTCAAACGCAAAACCGACCTCTATACTTTCTCCATCGATACCGATTATCGGATCGCAACAAGCCGTCGCGTGACGACCGAAGACAATGGACGATTCAACATTGACTATGACCGCATGTTTAGCGAATCGGCTTGGTCATTGTTCGGGAAGTATGGGATGGAATGGGACGCATTCAAGGCGTTTGACTTAAGGCTCAACCTTAACGGAGGTATTGGGTATCATTGGTTCCGCACCGACGATACGACTTTGGTAACTCGCTTTGGTGCCGGTGCATCGCGAGAAATCGGAGCACCGATTGACGAGTGGACTCCTGAAGGCGTTTTCGGAATTGAAGGCGAACGACAAATCACCAGTCGCCAAAAAGTGAAGGCCAAGATCGATTACTTCCCCTCTTGGGAGGACTTTACCGACTATCGTCTGGTCAGCGATGTGTCGTGGGAAATTTTACTCGACGGCAGCGATAACTTGAGTCTGAAGTTAGCGGCGACCGATCGCTATGACAGCACCCCGCAAGGAGCCAAGCGAAACGACGTCTACTACTCGTTGCTATTGCTCTACAAGTTTTAA
- a CDS encoding P-II family nitrogen regulator, protein MKLIIAIIQPTRLEAVKEALTRVDVYRLTVMDCQGFGRQKGQTGIYRGHEVSVNLLRKVQLQIAVNEEFVKPTVDAILEAGQTGEIGDGKIFVLPMDDCIRIRTGERGSEAI, encoded by the coding sequence GTGAAACTGATCATCGCCATCATTCAGCCCACTAGGCTTGAAGCGGTCAAGGAAGCGTTAACCAGGGTGGACGTTTACCGTTTGACGGTAATGGATTGCCAAGGATTTGGTCGCCAGAAAGGACAAACAGGAATTTATCGTGGTCACGAAGTCAGCGTGAATCTGCTCCGCAAAGTTCAGCTTCAAATCGCGGTCAATGAAGAGTTCGTCAAACCGACGGTCGATGCAATTTTAGAAGCAGGCCAAACTGGCGAGATAGGTGACGGTAAGATTTTTGTTTTGCCAATGGATGATTGCATCCGCATCCGCACCGGTGAACGTGGTAGCGAAGCCATTTGA
- a CDS encoding ammonium transporter — MMGVGLPLASVASAQDEPVAVSMDVEVATDAGAVDAAVEEAAPVTEGASLDYTINTLIMFLCAVLVLFMQAGFAMVEVGLNSAKNTVNILAKNVMDLGVGVILFLFVGWGIMYPGDFNIIGDGILGYAGPWVDRDVTPNLEYGFSHSADFLFQVAFAATAATIVSGAVAGRMKFGAYLIYSAFLTGLIYPISGGWKWGGGFLDAMGFQDFAGSVVVHAVGGFAGLAGAIALGPRLGRYTSDGKSVPLPGHNIAFAALGVFILWVGWYGFNPGSQLTYSGAANAEATTYIALTTTLAAAAGAVTALVTGWALFGKPDLTMALNGVLGGLVAITANCDRVSQGESLLIGAIGGALVVLGIVLLDKVKIDDPVGAWPVHGLCGVWGGLATGLFGELPEVNDVLLSRGEFIWVQCLSTGVIVVWAFATMAILFFALKAIGFLRVSAEHEAAGLDISEHGMHAYPSDVIAGGAVN; from the coding sequence ATGATGGGAGTCGGTCTGCCGCTCGCGTCGGTTGCATCGGCTCAGGATGAGCCAGTTGCAGTTTCCATGGATGTTGAAGTCGCTACCGACGCGGGCGCAGTCGATGCCGCCGTTGAAGAGGCCGCACCGGTTACCGAAGGTGCCTCGCTCGACTATACCATCAATACGTTGATCATGTTTCTCTGTGCCGTCTTGGTCCTGTTTATGCAAGCAGGTTTCGCGATGGTGGAAGTCGGTTTGAACTCCGCCAAAAACACGGTCAACATCTTGGCCAAAAATGTAATGGATTTGGGGGTCGGGGTGATCCTGTTCCTCTTTGTCGGTTGGGGGATCATGTATCCAGGCGACTTCAATATTATCGGCGATGGGATCCTCGGCTATGCGGGTCCTTGGGTTGATCGTGATGTGACACCCAACTTGGAGTACGGTTTCAGCCATAGTGCCGACTTCTTATTCCAGGTAGCGTTTGCTGCCACCGCGGCGACAATCGTTTCGGGTGCCGTTGCGGGACGGATGAAGTTTGGTGCGTATCTGATTTACAGTGCGTTTCTGACGGGATTGATCTATCCGATCAGTGGTGGTTGGAAATGGGGCGGCGGTTTCTTGGATGCGATGGGCTTCCAAGACTTCGCAGGAAGTGTCGTTGTTCACGCGGTCGGCGGCTTCGCAGGATTGGCTGGTGCGATCGCTTTAGGGCCTAGGCTCGGACGTTACACATCGGATGGGAAAAGCGTACCGCTTCCTGGGCACAACATTGCCTTCGCTGCACTTGGTGTCTTCATCCTTTGGGTGGGTTGGTATGGCTTTAATCCTGGTAGCCAATTGACTTACTCGGGTGCTGCCAATGCGGAAGCGACAACCTATATCGCACTCACAACGACTTTAGCTGCAGCTGCGGGTGCAGTGACAGCACTGGTTACTGGCTGGGCATTGTTCGGCAAGCCCGATCTGACGATGGCACTCAATGGTGTACTCGGCGGTTTGGTTGCGATCACAGCGAACTGCGATCGCGTTAGCCAGGGTGAATCACTTCTTATCGGTGCCATCGGCGGTGCCTTGGTCGTACTCGGTATTGTGCTGCTTGATAAGGTCAAGATTGATGACCCCGTCGGTGCATGGCCTGTTCACGGTTTGTGCGGTGTTTGGGGTGGCTTGGCGACCGGCTTGTTCGGCGAGCTGCCGGAAGTAAACGATGTCTTGCTGAGCCGTGGTGAGTTCATCTGGGTTCAGTGCTTATCGACGGGCGTCATCGTTGTATGGGCCTTTGCGACGATGGCTATTCTGTTCTTCGCACTCAAGGCAATCGGATTCTTACGAGTCTCTGCAGAGCACGAAGCGGCTGGCTTGGATATTTCCGAACACGGAATGCATGCCTACCCATCAGACGTGATCGCCGGCGGTGCGGTCAACTAG
- a CDS encoding porin produces MKRKYLALAAMLCCGTGFAADGNREYYQTDAEQHAGIAQVSCQQCGETSYGDISCGCEVAEPSCGFEPTCSAEPSCGFDSCDNFCDETGYSIFDRGCECDLGDPLVLFGECGNFSMGGWASVGYHSEGLNGTFNTRPDNVQLQQGWLYAEKAIDTSNGFDIGGRMDYIYGTDGQDTQAFGIDNDSWDNDWNNGPDYGHAIPQLYAEVGYGDWSVKAGHFYTIIGWEVVQATGNFFYSHAYTMYNSEPFTHTGALATYSGLEKVDLYGGYVMGWDSGFDDNGDSFLGGASLAISDDVALTYAVVGGVFANNQDAFEKGYMHSLVADVSLTDDLQYVFQSDLLSSEDRVGGTVRETFGINQYLIRSINDCFAVGARFEWYQTEGTLGVPVGDNTDIYALTLGVNYRPHANVTIRPEMRWDWDEQENIGLKDGDSQSTFGIDSVFTF; encoded by the coding sequence ATGAAACGAAAATATTTGGCACTGGCTGCTATGCTCTGTTGTGGTACCGGCTTTGCCGCCGATGGAAATCGGGAGTATTACCAAACAGACGCTGAGCAGCATGCTGGCATCGCCCAGGTCTCTTGCCAGCAATGTGGCGAGACCTCCTATGGTGATATTTCCTGCGGTTGTGAAGTCGCCGAGCCAAGTTGTGGATTCGAGCCAACATGCAGCGCGGAGCCGAGTTGTGGATTCGATTCATGCGACAATTTCTGTGACGAAACCGGCTACAGCATTTTTGATCGTGGCTGCGAATGCGACCTCGGTGATCCACTTGTGCTGTTTGGCGAATGTGGAAACTTTTCGATGGGCGGATGGGCCAGCGTGGGATACCACAGCGAAGGGTTAAACGGAACGTTCAACACACGGCCCGACAATGTGCAACTACAACAAGGATGGTTGTACGCGGAAAAGGCAATCGATACGTCAAACGGATTCGACATCGGTGGACGAATGGATTACATCTACGGTACGGACGGTCAAGATACCCAAGCCTTTGGAATCGACAACGACAGCTGGGACAACGACTGGAATAACGGCCCCGATTACGGGCACGCGATTCCTCAGTTGTACGCGGAAGTCGGTTACGGTGATTGGTCGGTCAAGGCAGGTCATTTCTACACAATCATCGGCTGGGAAGTGGTCCAAGCGACCGGCAATTTCTTCTATAGTCATGCCTACACGATGTACAACAGCGAACCGTTTACGCACACCGGAGCCTTGGCGACCTATTCGGGGCTGGAGAAAGTCGACCTTTATGGTGGCTACGTCATGGGCTGGGATAGCGGTTTCGACGACAACGGCGACTCGTTCCTCGGCGGTGCGTCTTTGGCCATTTCCGACGATGTGGCTTTGACATATGCCGTCGTCGGCGGCGTTTTTGCGAACAACCAAGACGCATTCGAGAAAGGCTACATGCACTCGCTCGTTGCTGACGTCTCGTTGACCGACGATTTGCAGTACGTTTTCCAAAGCGACCTCTTGTCGAGTGAAGACCGCGTTGGCGGCACGGTTCGTGAAACGTTTGGAATCAACCAATACCTGATTCGCAGCATCAATGATTGCTTCGCTGTCGGTGCCCGATTCGAATGGTATCAGACCGAAGGCACGCTGGGGGTCCCGGTGGGTGATAATACAGACATCTACGCGCTCACGCTCGGCGTAAATTATCGGCCTCATGCCAATGTAACGATCCGACCCGAAATGCGTTGGGACTGGGATGAGCAAGAAAACATCGGTTTGAAGGATGGCGATAGCCAAAGCACGTTCGGAATCGACTCGGTCTTTACGTTCTAG